DNA sequence from the Brienomyrus brachyistius isolate T26 chromosome 18, BBRACH_0.4, whole genome shotgun sequence genome:
GCTAACTAGCTAGCATAATAAGTCATGATATCTCAGAATTTTCATCTGCTTAATTACTGTTACTTTGCACTGCATCttctaaaaaaaatttaagCAAGCTCGCTCCTGACAAACAAATTGGTCACCTTTTGTGAGCCGGAGAAATTCTATTGGTACTGTTATAAAACAGTTGCATGACTCAAGCTTGCAGTTTTATTCTTACTCCAATACCGGCTGTGCACATGAATTTGAGAGACTGTATAGGACAAAATTCATGCTTCAACTTCTCACATGCTATCAAACTTTATCattaacacactgtaaaagtctTACACAACATCAAACTTATATCCCCGCTAACAATTTTTCATTCTAGGAACGTTCACCGAATGTTACGAATAAGGTATGGAAACGTTCAAAGTGTCCTGTTTTCTTAATGTTCCTAGAACGTTATCCCACAACTACAACTACGAGAAATAATGTCAAATGGCATGGTTGAGTGCAGGTACCACTGTGATGTTGTACGTCAAAGGCCATGGGGTCAAGGCTGGATGCTGTGTTGATGGTATACAAATAtagttattatattataaaacaATAATTGCGTTAAAAGGATGTCTAGGTTATGTTAAAGTGCTGACATTGACAGAACCTTAGTTAAAATGTATAACGTGGAAATAATGTTCCATTAATTTTACAGTAATTAAGAACGTATTCCGGCAACTTTGACATGACCCTCACGTAACGTTAGCCAAAGTTCTGGGATTGTTCCCTTTTACCTGGGATGTACCGAGTTTGGCAGTACATGCGTGCGTCTTAATTTCAGTTGTTGTTTTAATTAACGGCATCAGAATAGCTAAATGGTTCGCAAAGACATTGCCGAAGGGAAAATGGTTCACTGCTCAAAAATGTGAGCCTTTGTTATAAAACTATCGCAAAGCCTGAAACGGAGTGTCCACTTTTTCTGGCTCAGAACCGCTATGCATAAGCatcaatgtaaaatgtaaacagTTGCTCAGTGTTAAATTCAGAAATGGGATGATTGTCGTTGACCTTCAGGTACACTACCCAGCATTAAGTGGAATTTAACAAGGATAAAACGATAATAGATTTTATCATCAATGGCAGCAGATAAAGTGCCTGTTGGCTAACACAAAGCATTATACATAGTAGGACTATCATTTATCTGAACTCTGttccatttatttaatatgtgtTTGCCACGTTCCTCCTGCAAGAGAGTAGGGGAGGCCTTTGGCACTGAGAATGTTCCTAAGAGTATCAGAATCTGCAAGTTTAATTGGAAAGGCTGTAAGGCAGTCATACTAATTCAATTAAGCTGGCTTACATTTCCATTACACTATAACATCATCGTTCAAAGACAGGAAGTGAAATCTACAGCTAACATGATTATTGTTTATACTACTACAGTGTTATAATAATATTCTTTTATTATAGCAATTATAACGAAATGAATTTAAAACAACCAACTCATCTTATTACATCTTCGCCACTTCGGATGTTTGGGTGGTTCTCCCCCAACGTGATGTAGTCCGCGATTCATCCGCTCTGTATTTTGTAATATGCATAGCTGGTTTCTACACTGACGGCTTGCAGATTGACTGTTATTAACGATGCTAAAGTTACAGTACTGGAAAAATATGTTCGTCATCACTAAAATGTTAAATAGTTCTTTTGTTCTTATATTAGGAACAGATGCCAAATGTCCTTTGCGGGTCTAAATGTTTAGTCGTGTAGTTTGTGCATAAAGGTAACAAAGGGAAGATATGATAAAAGCAAATAATGCTAAATGTAAAATGTCCTTTAAGTATCCTAATTCACTTCACTGACTTTCCAGTAATTTCCAGAGTGATGAAATCTCGCAGTTACTTGTAACACTGCTGCTCTGTGACCCTTTGTTATTCCCACAAAGTCTGGTCTTTATAGTGATTGAGGTAAAACATGATGCGATGGAATTTATTACATAACAGCTTTTCTCAATGCAGATGCCAGTACTTACGCCCACTATCTGTTCAATGCCTTTGACTCGGCTCACAATGGCTCCATCAAGTTTGAGGTAACATTCTCTTTCTCGCTTTCCAGTGCCACTTACCATTtgctatttttatttagttGAGAGTCCAGCTGCAGCGTTTTCCTAGCACTTATGCTGGCTGCCGTGCGGTAGTCGGATAACAGCCATGTAACCTTGCAACTTCGTATTTTAAAGTGAATCTGAAGTCTTACCTCCCAGTCAAATAACAAATTGGCATAAAAATAACAAGTGTTGCGGAAGATTTCGTAAAGGGAAATAATGTTAAAAGTAAAAAAGTATACGACTGTACAGTGTATGTGAAAGTTTGCATGTCCTTGGCCCAGTTACACATTTTATGGATTTTGTAAGTAAAACAAAGGGATCCGAACTCTGAATcggaataaaaaatatatatacttttttttccTAAATTTAATGCACAGTTACTATTTGCTGCATGTGACATCtatataggggcggcatggtggtgcagtggttagcactgttgcctcacacctctgggacccgggttcgagtctccgcctgggtcacatgtgtgtggagtttgcatgttctccccatgttgccgtggggtttcctccgggtactccggtttcccctcacagtccaaaaacatgctgaggctaattggagctactaaattgcccataggtgtgcatgtgtgaatgaatggtgtgtgagtgtgccctgtgatgggctggccccccatcctgggttgttccctgcctcgtgcccattgcctccgggataggctccggaccccccgcgacccagtagtaggataagcggtttggaaaatggatggatggatggatgacatctATATATGCCCAGTCTATTTCCAAAAAATAGAAATTCCATATTTACGTATTGTGATTTCTCCCTGTCTCTCAGGACTTTGTGATGGGTCTGTCTATCTTGCTACGAGGTTCGGTCCGGGAGAAACTACAGTGGACTTTCAACCTGTATGACATTAACAGAGATGGCTATATCAACAAGGAGGTAGGGATTGTCTTACAGCACACTGTGAAACAACTGAATACACGCTGTCAGTTGATGTTAGACAGGTGATTGTCTAACAATGGCTGACGAGAATCAGCAGTGTGTGCTACATGGCGTTATTTGATCTGTTACTGTAAGTGACTTAGCAGTTGAAATTTTCACATcttaccagtgtttcccaatccagtcctcaggtaCCTACAATcatcccacatttttgctcccctccccagctccctacccgactgtccacatttttgctccctcccagaatgTAGTCTTTGTCCGTGTTTCCTTTGTGTTTAGAGTCCAGATTTTTGTGTTAGGTGGCTTGTATAAGGTAGAAGGTTGGCAGCCATGGACGGCTGAATTATCCCACAAACGTGACTAGTGTGTGTCTCCATGTTGTTAGGACTCTCTGTGTATGTCTGTAGAGTCACTAATCTATAATGCAATGTCGAAAATCTGTTAAAATTTGGGAGGGCTTGTTGGCGACGTGCCAAGCGGCTCCAGCCTGCGATTGCCTAAAATTTGTTTTGTTAGGCAAAAAGGTGGAACTATTAACCAAAACCTGTCTGCCAGTGTGACATTGGATCTAAGGCATCATTTAACAGCTGCTCCCCCAGGCCGTGTTTGGTAAATGTAGTCGTGCTAAATTAAATTTTGTGTGTTACAGGAGATGACAGAAATCGTCAGAGCCATTTATGACATGATGGGGAAGTACACCTACCCCGCCCTCAGGGGAGACGTGCCTCAACAACATGTGGAGGTGTTCTTTCAGGTCGCCGAGAGACACTCGTCTGGAGCCTTCATTCGGTTACATTAAATCATATCTCAGAATCCTGTTTGTGATTCTACTCACAAAGGGGTCGGACAGGCTCATTCTATCCCTTTCTCTGTCACACAGAAAATGGACAGAAACAAAGATGGAGTTGTTACCTTAGAGGAGTTCATACTGGCGTGTCAGGAGGTGTGTTTTACCTTCacctttcatttttcattttctttttaatttagtTCCCTGCTTCTCTGCATTATTCATATCAGTATAAACTGCAAGTGTTGCTTTGCCTACGTTTAGAATCACTATATTTATCTAAGTCACTTTTTATTGTAACAATAAggataatataaatattttacatgttgcggttttcattttattctctCTTTTCTCTATTTAGGATGAGAACATGATGAGATCTCTTCAGCTCTTTGAGAATGTCATTTAGTGTGAGTCTGCTTTTCTCTCTGaatgtatatataatgtatatactCTGCATTTATGCGTGAATAATTCATGTGTGCAAGTCACACaagtgtatgtgtttgttttgTGTATGAATACAGAAAGCAGTCTtcttgcatgcatgtgtgtgtgtggtagtgCACGGAATATTGTGTCAGTGTCCTAATTGTCCTAGTTTACTTTTGTCTGGCTCCACCCTGGACACAGAAAAATGTGACACACTTTGCCTTGGCAGGGATACCAGGGACGTCATGGACATTATTCCCTCGTCTCCTACCTCCTTATATTTACCTTATAACTGCACCCTTTTGCTGCCCTCTATGTGTGGTAACCTGGAATTGCACCTATGAAGCTCCTACGTCTGCCGATAAGGGAGAGCAACTCTCGAGATTTCATCGCTGACTTCTCTGGATTCTTGTCGTCAGATGGGACTGTTATTTTGAAACTGATGAAACTTTTATTGTACAAATATGCTACTTGATGCTGACCTTGACCTGTGAACTGTTGTCGAAGAAAGATTTCACACAAGCTTCGTGTTGCGTACACTTAAGGGAGTCTTCTTGCTTGCTGTTTTGTTGTCCTCGTGATAAATGTTTTCAGTGTCGGAATGGCCGTGCTGGTGCTTTTTAGTCCAACTACTGTCAGTTTTTGCTTCCTGCCTTTGACTTGTAGAGGGACCTGTGTTGTGTAATGCAGGAATACACATTAAATCTCTCCCTTTCAGCCATAAGGAGAACAACGGCAAAACAAGTACAAGGTCAATTGTTACAATGTgcaaaaatgatttttaaaagtgttacggatacattttatttatttattttttttgtttttttaaacttgCTGAGTTCTCATTGTAGCCCTCAGCTTACAGGAGAAATTTAAACTTTACATTTGGAATATTTTGTGTCCAGTCTATTTGTGCCGGTCATGACAGAGCATTGCATGATATGGTGGACTGTATTCTTTCTGGTTCTGGGTACAGTGGGCTTGCATTGGGAGTCCAGCACACCAAAGGCACAGACTGTTGTGTAGCCCTTACAGATAACATGTACTGATAGCAGTGCTTTTCTATCAGTTGGGTACTGTTTGCTGAAATTGTATGACAATATTTTGctgaatgtttaaaaacaagtgTTGTGTTGTTGTGTATTTCCCTTTTGCATGAACTAAATTTAGATGGGAAGTGCCTCATTGCACAGATATCTAGATTTACTGTTTGGACAATTCACTTAAATCAGCAAGTTAACAACATACTGATGTCTCGTGTGATCTGCTCTATCAATAATATCTAAAGACATGGATACTTCTATCATATACAATAGTTTTGGAGTAGAATATTTGAAGAAATATCACTTTGCTAGTGCAATGATATG
Encoded proteins:
- the kcnip1b gene encoding Kv channel-interacting protein 1b isoform X2, coding for MGAVVGTLTMQTKQRRPSRDKLDDELEMTMVCHRPEGLEQLEAQTNFNKRELQVLYRGFKNECPSGVVNEETFKHIYAQFFPHGDASTYAHYLFNAFDSAHNGSIKFEDFVMGLSILLRGSVREKLQWTFNLYDINRDGYINKEEMTEIVRAIYDMMGKYTYPALRGDVPQQHVEVFFQKMDRNKDGVVTLEEFILACQEDENMMRSLQLFENVI
- the kcnip1b gene encoding Kv channel-interacting protein 1b isoform X3; translation: MGLVMGTYSMQSKRDSYHQDKLDDELEMTMVCHRPEGLEQLEAQTNFNKRELQVLYRGFKNECPSGVVNEETFKHIYAQFFPHGDASTYAHYLFNAFDSAHNGSIKFEDFVMGLSILLRGSVREKLQWTFNLYDINRDGYINKEEMTEIVRAIYDMMGKYTYPALRGDVPQQHVEVFFQKMDRNKDGVVTLEEFILACQEDENMMRSLQLFENVI
- the kcnip1b gene encoding Kv channel-interacting protein 1b isoform X1 — translated: MPQAVMAGCTQRCQQGLLKFFQCVRRLISGTLSKDKLDDELEMTMVCHRPEGLEQLEAQTNFNKRELQVLYRGFKNECPSGVVNEETFKHIYAQFFPHGDASTYAHYLFNAFDSAHNGSIKFEDFVMGLSILLRGSVREKLQWTFNLYDINRDGYINKEEMTEIVRAIYDMMGKYTYPALRGDVPQQHVEKMDRNKDGVVTLEEFILACQEDENMMRSLQLFENVI